The Klebsiella sp. RHBSTW-00484 genome includes a window with the following:
- the emtA gene encoding membrane-bound lytic murein transglycosylase EmtA, with translation MKLRWCVFLVVLLAGCSSKHDYRNPPWNAEVPVKRAMQWMPISEKAGAAWGVDPQLITAIIAIESGGNPTVVSKSGAVGLMQLKPSTSGRDVYRRMGWSGDPSVSELKNPERNISMGAAYLSILENGPLAGIKDPQVMRYAVVVSYANGAGALLRTFSSNRQDAIDDINDMDADDFFEHVAKKHPAPQAPRYIWKLQKALDAM, from the coding sequence GTGAAATTGAGATGGTGTGTTTTTTTAGTGGTCTTGTTGGCCGGTTGTAGCTCGAAACATGATTATCGTAATCCGCCGTGGAACGCGGAAGTCCCGGTTAAGCGGGCGATGCAGTGGATGCCAATCAGTGAAAAAGCCGGTGCGGCGTGGGGCGTTGACCCGCAGCTGATTACCGCAATCATCGCCATTGAGTCCGGTGGCAACCCGACGGTGGTCAGCAAATCGGGCGCGGTTGGCCTGATGCAACTTAAACCTTCGACATCCGGTCGCGACGTCTACCGGCGCATGGGCTGGAGCGGCGATCCTTCGGTGAGCGAGCTGAAAAATCCTGAACGCAATATTTCCATGGGCGCCGCCTATCTGAGCATCCTTGAAAACGGTCCGCTGGCGGGGATTAAAGACCCGCAGGTGATGCGCTATGCGGTGGTGGTCTCTTATGCCAACGGCGCGGGCGCACTGCTGCGCACGTTCTCGTCTAATCGCCAGGATGCGATTGATGACATTAACGATATGGATGCCGATGATTTTTTTGAGCACGTAGCGAAGAAACATCCGGCCCCGCAGGCCCCGCGCTATATCTGGAAGCTACAGAAAGCGCTGGACGCGATGTAA
- a CDS encoding SpoVR family protein — protein MATIDSMNKDTTRLSDGPDWTFELLETYLAEVDRVAKLYRLDTYPHQIEVITSEQMMDAYSSVGMPINYPHWSFGKKFIETEQAYKHGQQGLAYEIVINSNPCIAYLMEENTITMQALVMAHACYGHNSFFKNNYLFRSWTDASSIIDYLIFARKYITECEERYGVDEVEKLLDSCHALMNYGVDRYKRPQKISLQEEKARQKSREEYLQSQVNMLWRTLPKREEEKTIEAARRYPSEPQENLLYFMEKNAPLLEPWQREILRIVRKVSQYFYPQKQTQVMNEGWATFWHYTILNHLYDEGKVTERFMLEFLHSHTNVVFQPPYNSQWYSGINPYALGFAMFQDIKRICQSPTEEDKYWFPDIAGSDWLETLHFAMRDFKDESFISQFLSPKIMRDFRFFTVLDDDHNNYLEISAIHNEEGYREIRAKLSAQYNLSNLEPNIQVWNVDLRGDRSLTLRYVPHNRVPLDKGRREVLKHVHRLWGFDVLLEQQNADGSVELLERTPPRQNPL, from the coding sequence ATGGCTACGATTGATTCCATGAACAAGGACACAACCCGTTTAAGCGATGGACCCGACTGGACTTTTGAGCTGCTGGAGACCTATCTGGCAGAAGTCGATCGGGTAGCGAAGTTGTATCGTCTTGACACCTATCCGCACCAAATCGAAGTCATTACTTCCGAGCAGATGATGGATGCTTACTCCAGCGTCGGCATGCCGATTAACTACCCGCACTGGTCGTTCGGTAAAAAATTCATCGAGACCGAGCAAGCCTACAAACATGGTCAGCAAGGTCTGGCCTATGAAATCGTCATTAACTCCAACCCCTGCATCGCCTATTTGATGGAAGAGAACACCATTACCATGCAGGCACTGGTGATGGCGCACGCCTGTTACGGACATAACTCGTTCTTCAAAAACAACTACCTGTTCCGCAGTTGGACCGATGCCAGCTCGATCATTGACTATCTGATCTTTGCGCGTAAATACATCACCGAATGTGAAGAGCGCTACGGCGTTGATGAAGTCGAAAAGCTGCTCGACTCCTGTCATGCGCTAATGAACTATGGCGTTGACCGCTACAAACGCCCGCAGAAAATCTCCCTCCAGGAGGAGAAGGCACGGCAGAAAAGCCGTGAGGAGTACCTGCAAAGCCAGGTGAATATGCTGTGGCGTACCTTGCCGAAGCGCGAAGAGGAAAAAACCATTGAAGCGGCGCGCCGCTATCCTTCCGAGCCACAGGAAAACCTGCTCTATTTCATGGAGAAAAACGCGCCGCTGCTGGAACCGTGGCAACGTGAAATTCTGCGCATCGTGCGCAAAGTCAGCCAGTACTTTTATCCGCAGAAGCAGACGCAAGTCATGAACGAAGGCTGGGCAACGTTCTGGCACTACACCATCCTTAATCATCTTTATGATGAAGGAAAAGTGACGGAGCGCTTTATGCTGGAGTTTCTGCACAGCCACACCAATGTCGTGTTCCAGCCGCCCTACAATAGCCAGTGGTACAGCGGGATTAACCCGTATGCTCTGGGCTTTGCGATGTTCCAGGATATTAAACGTATTTGTCAGTCGCCGACGGAAGAGGACAAATATTGGTTCCCGGATATTGCCGGTTCAGACTGGCTAGAAACCCTGCACTTTGCGATGCGCGATTTCAAGGATGAGAGTTTTATCAGTCAGTTCTTGTCGCCGAAAATCATGCGTGATTTCCGCTTCTTTACCGTGCTGGATGATGATCACAATAACTACCTGGAAATTTCAGCTATTCATAATGAAGAGGGTTATCGTGAGATTCGCGCGAAGCTTTCAGCGCAGTACAACCTGAGCAACCTTGAGCCGAATATCCAGGTATGGAACGTCGATCTGCGCGGCGATCGCTCTTTAACCCTGCGCTACGTGCCGCATAACCGCGTGCCGCTGGATAAGGGACGCCGTGAAGTTCTCAAGCATGTGCACCGGCTGTGGGGATTTGACGTTCTGCTGGAACAACAAAATGCCGATGGTAGCGTTGAATTGCTCGAACGCACCCCGCCGCGGCAAAACCCACTATAA
- a CDS encoding glycoside-pentoside-hexuronide (GPH):cation symporter, with protein sequence MSAGDKISVREKVGYSLGDAASHIVFDSSVAILAYFYTDIYGLPPAVMGTMFLLVRLLDAITDPIMGAIADATSTRWGRFRPWLLAICVPFAVSCVLVYSIPSFSDSGKVVYAVAAYIFMTLMYTAINIPYCSLGAALTSDPRESLSLQSWRFAITPIGGALGTAFILPLADFLYPGDRATGIQVSMALFGVIGCLMFIVCFATTKERVQPIKEENLNIARDVKILFRNDQWRILSVYNFMMLVAVVIRGGAVVYYVNSVLNKGADVITIFMLGGMFASMLGSVLAKPFGTRYCKIKFSFWINLVTAALGVVCFMVPVQYWILVLGVHILISIIQGGNGALQWSMITDVNNYGEWKTQRRITGMNVAANIFVIKLGVAVGGAILGWVLAYYHYAANTAVQSASAVQGVMLLFTLVPSVFYVLTAVSIRFYGLTENKMNGIVDDLKNGTFAES encoded by the coding sequence ATGTCTGCTGGCGACAAAATTTCAGTCAGAGAAAAAGTAGGTTATAGCCTGGGGGATGCGGCAAGTCATATCGTGTTTGACTCATCCGTGGCCATCCTGGCCTACTTTTATACCGATATTTATGGTCTACCGCCCGCCGTGATGGGGACGATGTTTTTGCTGGTCCGTCTGCTGGATGCGATTACCGATCCGATTATGGGGGCCATTGCGGATGCCACCTCAACCCGCTGGGGGCGTTTCCGTCCGTGGCTGCTGGCTATTTGTGTCCCATTTGCGGTGAGCTGCGTACTGGTTTACTCCATTCCATCTTTCTCCGATTCAGGCAAAGTGGTTTATGCGGTAGCGGCATATATATTTATGACGTTGATGTATACGGCCATTAATATTCCTTACTGCTCGCTGGGCGCTGCGTTGACTTCCGATCCGCGTGAAAGCCTCTCCCTGCAATCCTGGCGTTTTGCCATCACCCCGATTGGTGGTGCGCTGGGTACAGCATTCATCCTGCCGCTGGCTGACTTTCTTTATCCGGGCGACCGTGCTACCGGGATTCAGGTCTCCATGGCGTTATTCGGCGTTATCGGTTGTCTGATGTTTATTGTCTGTTTCGCAACCACCAAAGAACGCGTTCAGCCGATTAAAGAAGAGAATCTGAATATTGCTCGTGATGTCAAAATTCTCTTCCGTAACGATCAGTGGCGTATTCTTTCGGTCTACAACTTTATGATGCTGGTTGCCGTGGTGATTCGCGGTGGTGCGGTAGTGTATTACGTCAATAGCGTGCTGAATAAAGGCGCTGATGTGATAACGATATTTATGCTCGGCGGGATGTTTGCCTCAATGCTGGGTTCGGTGCTGGCAAAACCATTCGGTACACGTTATTGCAAAATTAAATTCTCCTTCTGGATTAATCTGGTTACTGCGGCGCTGGGCGTAGTGTGCTTTATGGTGCCGGTACAATATTGGATTCTGGTGCTTGGTGTACATATTCTGATTTCCATTATTCAGGGCGGTAACGGTGCGTTGCAGTGGTCCATGATCACCGATGTCAATAACTATGGCGAATGGAAAACCCAGCGCCGTATTACCGGGATGAACGTCGCGGCCAATATTTTTGTTATCAAACTGGGCGTGGCCGTAGGTGGTGCAATCCTCGGCTGGGTGCTGGCTTACTACCATTATGCCGCTAATACCGCAGTGCAGTCGGCTTCAGCCGTGCAGGGCGTGATGCTGTTGTTTACCCTTGTTCCCTCCGTGTTTTATGTTCTTACCGCAGTATCCATTCGGTTCTATGGCTTAACCGAAAATAAAATGAATGGCATTGTTGATGATTTGAAAAACGGAACTTTCGCAGAATCTTGA
- a CDS encoding D-amino acid dehydrogenase codes for MRIVILGSGVVGVASAWYLSQAGHQVTVIDRQPGPAEETSAANAGQISPGYAAPWAAPGVPLKAIKWMFQKHAPLAIGLDGTQFQLKWMWQMLRNCDTRHYMENKGRMVRLAEYSRDCLKALRESTGIQYEGRQGGTLQLFRTDKQFENATRDIAVLQDAGVPYQLLEANRLLEVEPALAEVSHKLTGGLRLPNDETGDCQLFTTRLALMAEQAGVTFRFNTPVDALLYEGEQISGVKCGAEIIKADAYVMAMGSYSTAMLKGLVDIPVYPLKGYSLTIPIAQEDGAPVSTILDETYKIAITRFDNRIRVGGMAEIVGFNKELLQPRRETLEMVVRDLFPRGGHVEQATFWTGLRPMTPDGTPVVGRTAYKNLWLNTGHGTLGWTMACGSGQLISDLISGRTPAIPYDDLAVARYGRGFIPTRAQHLHGVHN; via the coding sequence ATGCGAATCGTCATACTGGGAAGTGGGGTGGTTGGGGTCGCGAGTGCATGGTATTTAAGCCAGGCAGGACATCAGGTGACGGTTATCGACCGCCAACCGGGTCCCGCTGAAGAGACCAGTGCTGCTAACGCCGGACAGATCTCTCCGGGCTATGCCGCACCGTGGGCGGCACCAGGCGTGCCGCTGAAGGCGATTAAATGGATGTTCCAGAAACACGCTCCTCTGGCCATCGGTCTGGATGGCACCCAGTTCCAGTTGAAATGGATGTGGCAGATGCTGCGCAACTGCGACACTCGCCACTACATGGAAAATAAAGGGCGCATGGTACGGCTGGCGGAATATAGTCGCGACTGCCTGAAAGCGCTGCGCGAAAGTACCGGAATCCAGTATGAAGGCCGTCAGGGCGGCACCCTCCAGCTTTTTCGTACCGACAAACAGTTCGAAAATGCCACCCGTGATATCGCGGTACTGCAGGATGCGGGGGTGCCTTATCAACTGCTGGAAGCGAATCGACTGCTGGAAGTTGAACCGGCACTGGCTGAAGTGAGCCACAAGCTGACCGGCGGTTTGCGCTTACCGAATGATGAAACGGGTGACTGCCAGCTCTTTACCACTCGTCTGGCGTTGATGGCTGAGCAGGCGGGCGTGACCTTCCGGTTTAATACTCCAGTTGATGCGCTGTTATATGAAGGAGAGCAAATCTCCGGTGTGAAGTGCGGAGCTGAAATCATCAAAGCCGACGCTTACGTCATGGCTATGGGTTCATATTCAACGGCGATGCTAAAAGGGCTGGTGGACATTCCGGTTTATCCGCTGAAAGGCTATTCGTTAACGATTCCAATTGCCCAGGAAGACGGCGCGCCGGTATCGACTATCCTTGATGAAACTTACAAAATCGCCATCACCCGCTTCGATAATCGTATTCGCGTCGGCGGGATGGCGGAGATTGTCGGTTTTAATAAAGAGCTGTTGCAGCCCAGGCGTGAAACGCTGGAGATGGTGGTACGCGATCTGTTCCCGCGCGGTGGACACGTTGAACAAGCGACATTCTGGACCGGGCTGCGCCCAATGACCCCAGATGGTACGCCAGTGGTCGGTCGCACAGCGTATAAAAATCTGTGGTTGAACACCGGGCACGGTACTCTGGGCTGGACGATGGCTTGCGGTTCCGGACAGTTGATTAGCGATCTGATTTCCGGGCGCACTCCGGCGATCCCGTATGATGATCTTGCCGTTGCCCGCTACGGCCGTGGTTTTATCCCGACCCGCGCTCAACATCTGCACGGTGTTCACAATTAA
- the fadR gene encoding fatty acid metabolism transcriptional regulator FadR, whose amino-acid sequence MVIKAQSPAGFAEEYIIESIWNNRFPPGTILPAERELSELIGVTRTTLREVLQRLARDGWLTIQHGKPTKVNNFWETSGLNILETLARLDHDSVPQLIDNLLSVRTNISTIFIRTAFRQHPDKALEVLARAREIEDHADAFAELDYNVFRGLAFASGNPIYGLIINGMKGLYTRIGRHYFANPEARSLALGFYHQLAKVCEEGLHEQVYEIVRRYGHDSGEIWHRMQKNLPGDLAMNMR is encoded by the coding sequence ATGGTCATTAAGGCGCAAAGCCCAGCGGGTTTCGCTGAAGAGTACATCATTGAAAGTATCTGGAATAACCGTTTTCCTCCCGGCACGATCCTTCCCGCCGAACGTGAACTTTCTGAACTGATTGGTGTGACCCGTACAACCCTACGTGAAGTGTTGCAGCGCCTGGCCCGCGATGGCTGGTTGACCATTCAGCATGGCAAACCTACGAAGGTGAATAATTTCTGGGAAACCTCAGGGCTTAATATTCTTGAAACCCTGGCGCGCCTTGATCACGATAGCGTGCCACAGCTGATTGATAATCTGCTGTCGGTTCGCACCAATATTTCAACTATCTTCATTCGCACCGCTTTCCGTCAACATCCGGACAAAGCGCTGGAAGTGCTGGCTCGGGCGCGCGAAATCGAAGATCATGCCGATGCCTTTGCTGAGCTGGATTACAACGTTTTCCGCGGTTTGGCTTTTGCTTCAGGCAACCCGATTTATGGTCTGATCATCAATGGGATGAAGGGGCTGTATACCCGAATTGGCCGCCACTACTTTGCTAATCCGGAAGCGCGTAGCCTGGCGCTTGGCTTCTATCACCAGTTGGCGAAAGTGTGTGAAGAGGGCCTACATGAACAGGTTTATGAAATCGTGCGTCGCTACGGGCATGACAGCGGTGAGATTTGGCACCGTATGCAGAAAAACCTGCCGGGCGACTTAGCCATGAATATGCGTTAA
- the dadX gene encoding catabolic alanine racemase DadX, producing the protein MSRPVKASIDMSALRQNQQIVRRAAPGSRLWAVVKANAYGHGLARVWNALSAADGFAMLNLEEAILLRELGWKGPILMLEGFFHADELALFDKYRLTTSVHSNWQIKALQQAKLHAPLDIYIKVNSGMNRLGFMPDRLQIVWQQLRGLKNVSEMTLMSHFAEAENPHGIVEPMRRIEQAAEGLDCPRSLANSAATLWHPESHFNWVRPGIVLYGASPSGLWQDVANTGLKPVMTLSSEIIGVQNLKPGEAVGYGGIYRTTQEQRIGIVACGYADGYPRLAPSGTPVLVDGIRTTTVGRISMDMLAVDLTPCPQAGIGTPVELWGKEIKIDDVAATSGTVGYELMCALAPRVPVVTL; encoded by the coding sequence ATGTCCCGTCCAGTCAAGGCCAGCATTGATATGTCAGCCTTACGACAAAATCAGCAAATTGTTCGCCGCGCGGCGCCCGGCTCGCGCCTGTGGGCGGTTGTTAAAGCTAATGCATATGGCCACGGTCTGGCGAGGGTCTGGAATGCGCTAAGCGCGGCAGACGGTTTCGCCATGTTAAATCTGGAAGAGGCGATCCTGCTGCGTGAACTGGGCTGGAAAGGGCCGATACTGATGCTGGAGGGTTTCTTCCATGCTGATGAACTGGCGCTGTTTGATAAATACCGCCTGACTACCAGCGTGCACAGTAACTGGCAAATAAAAGCGCTACAGCAAGCAAAACTCCACGCGCCGCTTGATATTTACATCAAGGTTAATAGCGGGATGAATCGGCTGGGCTTTATGCCGGACCGTCTGCAAATCGTCTGGCAGCAGCTACGGGGGCTCAAAAACGTCAGTGAAATGACGCTAATGTCGCACTTTGCCGAAGCGGAAAATCCGCACGGAATTGTGGAGCCGATGCGGCGCATTGAGCAGGCTGCCGAAGGGCTGGATTGCCCGCGATCGCTGGCTAACTCAGCGGCAACCCTGTGGCATCCGGAGTCGCATTTTAACTGGGTCAGACCGGGGATTGTACTCTATGGCGCTTCGCCTTCCGGTCTGTGGCAGGATGTGGCTAATACCGGGCTGAAGCCAGTGATGACGTTAAGCAGCGAGATTATCGGCGTGCAGAATCTGAAACCCGGTGAAGCGGTGGGATATGGCGGCATTTACAGGACCACGCAGGAGCAGCGAATTGGCATCGTGGCCTGCGGATATGCCGATGGTTATCCCCGCTTAGCGCCGAGCGGTACGCCAGTGCTGGTTGACGGCATACGCACGACAACGGTAGGGCGAATATCGATGGATATGCTGGCGGTGGATTTAACCCCTTGCCCGCAGGCGGGGATTGGCACACCGGTCGAACTGTGGGGTAAAGAGATTAAAATTGACGATGTCGCTGCGACCAGCGGCACCGTCGGTTATGAACTCATGTGCGCTCTTGCGCCGCGAGTGCCAGTTGTGACGCTGTAA
- the ldcA gene encoding muramoyltetrapeptide carboxypeptidase, with protein MSQFYLIAPSGYCINQEAANRGVQRLQEAGHQVTHEEVIPRRALRFAGTESERLADINQLASLDGKNRIVLAVRGGYGATRLLPHIDWSALVARQQQDPLLICGHSDFTAIQMGLLAKGSIITFSGPMLAGNFGAETLNEFTDHHFWQALRNPAFTLEWHGDGPSCRADGTLWGGNLAMLTSLIGTPWLPQISDGILVLEDINEHPFRVERMLLQLLNSGILARQRAIILGSFTGANINDYDAGYDLPMVYDYLRAQLNIPVISGLDFGHEQRTVTLPLGTRALLVNNASITTLTISGHPVLAE; from the coding sequence ATGTCTCAGTTTTATCTCATCGCCCCCTCAGGTTATTGCATCAACCAGGAGGCGGCGAACCGCGGCGTTCAACGTCTGCAGGAGGCCGGACATCAGGTCACGCACGAAGAGGTTATCCCTCGCCGGGCGCTGCGTTTCGCCGGAACTGAGAGTGAACGCCTTGCCGATATCAACCAGCTCGCCTCTCTCGACGGCAAAAACCGCATTGTACTGGCGGTACGCGGCGGCTACGGTGCGACTCGCCTGCTGCCACACATTGACTGGTCGGCGCTGGTCGCCCGCCAGCAGCAGGATCCTCTACTTATTTGCGGCCATAGCGATTTCACCGCCATTCAAATGGGCCTGCTGGCAAAGGGTAGCATAATCACTTTTAGCGGCCCGATGCTGGCCGGAAACTTTGGCGCTGAAACGCTTAATGAATTTACCGATCATCATTTCTGGCAGGCGTTGCGTAATCCGGCGTTTACTCTCGAATGGCACGGAGACGGGCCGAGCTGTCGCGCCGACGGCACTCTGTGGGGCGGTAATCTGGCGATGCTGACTTCGCTTATCGGTACGCCGTGGCTACCGCAAATTAGCGACGGCATTCTGGTCCTGGAGGATATTAATGAGCATCCGTTCCGCGTCGAAAGAATGCTGTTGCAGTTACTCAACAGCGGTATTCTGGCACGTCAGCGGGCGATTATTCTCGGCAGCTTTACCGGAGCCAATATCAATGACTACGACGCCGGATATGACCTGCCGATGGTATACGACTACCTTCGCGCGCAGCTTAACATCCCTGTCATCAGCGGCCTGGATTTCGGCCATGAGCAGCGTACCGTCACCCTACCGCTCGGTACGCGGGCGCTGCTGGTGAACAACGCGTCCATCACCACGTTGACCATTAGCGGGCATCCGGTGCTGGCAGAATAA
- a CDS encoding TIGR04222 domain-containing membrane protein, producing the protein MWNFIMHMHPLAFLGCFAVIIPVIYFLIGIIIVLTRPAAKGHKSVEDIDPWLLAWIDGEGTRVIQLAMFSLLNKKYLWSPEAALVLANGRYASCEMNAIERILFDHFEVRKPCHEDLPTNLYIARINLWQKQIDSAGLALSSPRRWCNVLMIGIPSIALGAILACKILIYHNIADNLFCWLLMIIGCSLWLPLWISTIWEQNRLDFNGISHNAAHACIDALRAKLAGNGDEMDDATAMLYVAVNGVDSLPEHYREYKELIGPISDITSLRTED; encoded by the coding sequence GTGTGGAATTTTATTATGCATATGCACCCTCTGGCGTTTCTCGGCTGTTTCGCCGTCATCATTCCGGTCATTTATTTTCTTATAGGGATAATTATCGTCCTGACGCGGCCTGCGGCTAAAGGTCATAAAAGCGTTGAAGATATCGACCCGTGGTTATTGGCCTGGATTGATGGTGAAGGGACAAGGGTGATTCAGCTGGCAATGTTTAGCTTATTAAATAAAAAATATCTGTGGAGCCCGGAGGCCGCGCTGGTTTTAGCCAATGGCCGCTATGCCTCCTGCGAAATGAACGCCATTGAAAGAATACTATTTGACCATTTTGAGGTACGAAAACCGTGTCACGAAGATCTGCCCACCAACCTCTATATTGCCAGAATTAACCTCTGGCAAAAACAAATAGACAGCGCGGGTTTGGCCTTAAGCTCGCCACGCCGCTGGTGTAATGTGCTGATGATCGGCATTCCTTCGATTGCTCTGGGAGCAATATTAGCCTGTAAGATACTTATCTATCACAATATCGCTGACAATCTGTTCTGTTGGCTGTTGATGATTATAGGATGTTCGCTGTGGTTGCCATTATGGATAAGCACCATATGGGAGCAAAACCGTCTGGATTTCAACGGTATCTCTCATAATGCCGCCCATGCCTGCATTGATGCTTTACGAGCAAAACTCGCGGGCAATGGGGATGAAATGGATGACGCCACGGCTATGCTCTATGTTGCGGTAAACGGCGTGGACTCCCTTCCTGAGCACTACCGGGAATATAAAGAGTTGATTGGGCCGATAAGCGATATCACTTCGCTTCGCACAGAGGATTAG
- a CDS encoding alpha,alpha-trehalase yields the protein MKCSVSHRPATLPYVLRLALGGALFALATLTVQAEEPRPTPQSPDILLGPLFNDVQSAKLFSDQKTFADAVPNSDPLMILADYRMQKNQTSFDLRHFVELNFTLPGESDQYVPPKGQTLRQHIDGLWPVLTRSTVEVEKWDSLLPLPKPYVVPGGRFREVYYWDSYFTMLGLAESGHWDKIEDMVTNFAAEIDAWGHIPNGNRTYYLSRSQPPFFSFMVELLATHDGDEALKKWLPQIEKEYQYWMDGAQALEPGGAHKRVVRMADGALLNRYWDDNDTPRPESWLDDVTTAKNNPNRPATEIYRDLRSAAASGWDFSSRWMDNPQQLGTIRTTSIVPVDLNSLMFHMEKTIARASKAAGDNAKAAQFDALANARQKALEQYLWNDKEGWYADYDLKSHKVRNQLTAAALFPLYVNAASSERAAKVAAATEARLLKPGGITTTTVNSGQQWDAPNGWAPLQWVAAEGLQKYGQEKIAMEVSWRFLSNVQHTYDSKQKLVEKYDVSSTGTGGGGGEYPLQDGFGWTNGVTLKMLDLLCPKEKPCDSVPTTRPAANDDVGQAANSTTQSTANEPATPEDKKAAQ from the coding sequence ATGAAGTGTTCTGTTTCCCATCGCCCCGCAACCCTGCCTTATGTTCTACGTCTGGCACTCGGCGGCGCGCTCTTCGCCCTGGCGACGTTGACGGTACAGGCTGAAGAGCCTCGCCCAACCCCGCAATCACCGGACATTCTGCTTGGCCCGCTGTTTAACGATGTGCAAAGCGCTAAACTCTTCTCCGACCAGAAAACCTTCGCCGATGCCGTCCCTAACAGCGACCCGTTGATGATCCTTGCGGATTACCGCATGCAGAAGAATCAGACCAGCTTCGATTTGCGCCACTTCGTCGAGCTCAACTTTACCCTGCCAGGAGAGAGCGACCAGTACGTGCCGCCAAAGGGGCAGACGTTACGCCAGCATATTGACGGGCTGTGGCCGGTGCTCACCCGCAGTACCGTGGAAGTGGAAAAATGGGATTCGCTGCTGCCGCTGCCAAAACCTTATGTCGTTCCCGGCGGACGCTTTCGCGAGGTCTACTACTGGGACAGCTATTTCACCATGCTTGGCCTGGCGGAGAGCGGGCACTGGGATAAAATCGAAGATATGGTCACCAACTTCGCCGCTGAAATCGACGCCTGGGGCCATATCCCCAACGGCAACCGAACCTACTATCTGAGCCGCTCGCAGCCGCCGTTCTTCTCGTTTATGGTTGAACTGCTGGCGACTCATGATGGTGATGAGGCGCTCAAAAAATGGCTGCCCCAAATAGAGAAAGAGTACCAGTACTGGATGGATGGCGCGCAGGCGCTTGAGCCAGGCGGCGCGCACAAGCGCGTGGTGCGCATGGCTGATGGCGCGCTGCTAAACCGCTACTGGGATGATAACGACACCCCGCGCCCGGAATCCTGGCTGGATGATGTCACTACCGCCAAAAATAACCCTAACCGTCCGGCGACTGAGATCTATCGCGATCTGCGTTCTGCCGCAGCTTCCGGCTGGGATTTCAGCTCCCGCTGGATGGATAATCCTCAGCAGCTTGGCACCATCCGCACCACGAGCATCGTTCCGGTCGATTTGAACTCATTGATGTTCCATATGGAAAAAACCATCGCCCGTGCCAGTAAAGCGGCGGGAGACAACGCAAAAGCCGCGCAGTTTGACGCCTTAGCCAACGCCCGGCAGAAAGCGCTGGAACAATACCTGTGGAATGATAAAGAGGGCTGGTACGCTGATTACGATCTGAAAAGCCATAAGGTACGCAATCAGCTGACCGCAGCGGCGCTGTTCCCGCTGTACGTCAACGCCGCCTCCAGCGAACGCGCGGCGAAAGTCGCCGCTGCTACCGAGGCCCGTTTGCTCAAACCTGGCGGCATAACGACCACCACGGTGAACAGCGGCCAGCAGTGGGATGCGCCGAACGGCTGGGCACCGCTTCAGTGGGTCGCCGCCGAGGGCCTGCAAAAATATGGTCAGGAGAAAATAGCGATGGAGGTGAGCTGGCGTTTCCTGAGCAATGTTCAGCACACCTACGACAGCAAGCAGAAGCTGGTTGAAAAGTATGATGTCAGCTCGACGGGAACCGGCGGCGGCGGTGGCGAATATCCGTTACAGGACGGCTTTGGCTGGACCAACGGCGTAACCCTGAAAATGCTGGATCTGCTGTGCCCGAAAGAGAAGCCGTGTGACTCCGTTCCCACTACGCGCCCAGCGGCAAATGACGACGTCGGTCAGGCGGCAAACAGTACGACTCAGTCCACAGCGAATGAACCGGCTACGCCAGAGGATAAAAAAGCCGCACAATAA